The segment CGATACTTGCGCTAATTTTGGGGTACTTCACAAAATTTGCAGCAGGGCCAGCTTATGTGTTTAGCGATAACAAGAACTTTCCCGCGTTCCTTTTCATGAGCGTTGTAGTGGCCCTTTTCCTTGGGCTTACAGTGAGCGCGGAGGAGATTATTCGGGACAGGAAAATCCTAGAGCGAGAATCCTTTTTGAATCTGAGCAGGTTTAGTTACCTAAACTCAAAAATATTGTATCTCTTTGCGCTTTCGGCCATTCAGATGTTGCTCTACGTTGCAGTGGCTGGTTACATTCTCGAAATCCAAGGGTTACTTCCCATCTACTGGCTCATACTGTTTACGCTTTGTTGCTTTGCAAATATGCTAGGGCTAAATATATCCGCGGGATTAAACTCCGTGGTGGCAATCTACATTCTAATTCCATTAATTCTAGTGCCCCAACTGCTTCTTAGTGGCACCATTGTTCCGTTTGATAACCTGCACCGTAAGCTCACCGATAAGATTTACGTTCCTTTTGTGGGTGATATCATGGTGTCTCGATGGGCATTTGAGGCATTGGCGGTTGTTCAGTTTAAGGAGAACGCGTATGAGAAACACTTTTTCCCCTACGAGTTGCAAATTAGCACGGCAGCATACAATACGAGTTACTTGATTCCAAAGGTGCAGAACAAGTTGGATGAGTCTATTCGTTTGAAATCGGCCAACAACAATGGTGTTGGACTGTCCGATAGGTTGGTGGTGATAAAGAATGAGCTAACTAAGCTGCAAGTTGAATCGGGAAAGCCACCATTCGAATATTTAGAAAAGCTTAGTCCCGCCGAGTTCAGTGAAGATGTGTTTGAGGAGGCTGTGGGCTATCTGTTTTTTTTAAAAAAATACTATTACGAGAAGGCCGATAGTGCAACCAAGCAGAAGGATAGCGTTTACAACCACTTGCTGGCAACCATTGGCAGCGATGGTTTTCTAAAGTTAAAGCGGGATTACCACAATAAGGCGTTGGCCGACTATGTTTTGAACAGCCAGGAGTTGGAAAAAATGGTAGAGGTACCCACCCAAATTGTTCGCAAAAAGGATCCTATTTTCATGATGCCAACCATGAATTGGGGCCGTGCGCAGTTTTATGCCCCCATGAAAAAGTTCAACAACCAATACGTGGATACGGTGTGGTTCAACATTGCCTTCATTTGGATATTCACGCTCTTCTTTGCCGTAACGCTCCAGTTCGACATACTACGGCGAGTCATTACCTACTTTAATAACCTACGACTTCGACGGACGCAAAGGGAGTAGGTTTTTTGTCCCCCAGAAAAAGTATGCTGTGCCTCTTAAAAAAACCACACGTGGTTTTGCTCCGAGACACGTATGGTTTTCCTCCAAACCACACGTGGTTTTTACCCGAGTCACACGTGGTTTTTGGCGATCTGTGCCATAGTCTGTTATGAGGGTAGTTTGGGTGGGTTGAAGGCTTGGCTATTCTCTACGGCAGCATACTTCGTCCCAGTATTGGTTAATACCGCGTAGCCGTTTGGGTATTGTGGGGAATCGTTCGATTGGTGTTGTTTTATCGCATAGCGATTATGGAATACATGGTGTTGGCTTCAAGTTCCAACCTCATCCCTATAGTTTTCCGCGTTCTTAGTGTATCTCTTTTCCAAATGGGGAGAGTGCTAGCCCTGCCAGCTTAATATGTTGGCCGGCAAAGGGAATACCGATAATTGTGATGGCGAATATAATTCCAAAAAGGAGGTGCGTGAGGGCAATCCAAATGCCACCGCAGAGGAGCCAAATGACATTCATAATTATTGAGAGGCAACCGGCGGAGCTATCGGTATTTTCAACCCTAGTGCCAAACGGCCACAGCGCTACAAACGCAAGTTTAAAGGCCTGAATACCAAAAGGAATCCCAATAATGGTTAGGCAGAGCAAAAACCCACCGACAAGGTATTCCAGAAAAATAAAGATGCCGCCAAAGAGCAGCCAGATAATATTTCCCAACAGCTTCATGCTATATCTATTTAGCTTCGTTTTCTTTTCGAATGTAGGCATTAAATACTCAATGGTGGCTAGAGTCGACTAAGAAAAATTGAGATAGGATCTACAATTTGCCACAATCTTCTATTTCTAAGGTGGGTGTTCTCGCATTTTTTGGTCTAACTTTGATGAATGAAGCGTTGTTCGCTATAAGGTCAATTTTGTTGGGGTATGGTAGTTGGAGTTAAGATGAAAAAGTTGGTTGTTTTAACTGGGGCGGGCATAAGTGCTGAGAGTGGATTAAAGACTTTTCGTGATATGGGAGGTCTGTGGGAGCAGTATGATGTCACTGAGGTGGCGAGTCCCGAGGCGTGGCGTAAGAATCCTGAGTTGGTAATGCGGTTTTATAATGAGCGTCGGAAGGTCCTCTTTGAGGCTACGCCAAATGCTGGTCACATGGCCCTAGCCGCTCTTCAGGAACATTTTGAGGTTACCGTGATTACGCAGAACGTGGACGATTTGCACGAGCAGGCGGGCAGTAAATCGGTGGTTCACCTTCACGGCGAACTTCGCAAAGCGCAAAGCACCGTCGATTCTCGATTGGTATATACGCTAAAGAACTGGGAGCTTAAAATGGGTGATTTGTGCGAGAAGGGATCGCAACTCAGGCCTTACATTGTGTGGTTTGGTGAGCCGGTTCCTAATATGTCGATGGCGGCAGAACTCGCGAAGCAAGCCGATATATTTGCAGTAATCGGCACGTCGCTTAATGTTTACCCCGCAGCAGGCCTACTCGATTGCATTTCACGTGATGTTCGGGTATATTTAATCGATCCCAATATGCTTCCCGTTTCAGCAAGAAAGAACTTTACCTTCATTAAGGAGTACGCTAGTGTTGGTGTTTCGTTAATGGCAAAGGAGCTAATAGATGCGTTAAATGGTTTTTGATTACTATTTTTACAGGCTACTCATGGTTTGTGGTGATAGTTTATTCACCATAAAGCGAGTAATTAGTGGAAGAAATAATGAATTGTAAATAACTCGAAGCAAAAATGAGGTGGTTTATTCTTGTTTTAATATTGATGCCTGCAACAATTTTCGCCCAATCGTTTAAGGGTGGTATCGCGGGTGGAATTGCCATGAGCCAGGTGGATGGAGACAGGTATGCCGGATTCCATAAGACCGGCGTTTGGGCCGAACTGTTTGTAGAATACCCGTTTTCCAAGCAAACATCCTTACATCTTGGCTTGTCGGGGGTTCAAAAGGGTTCTTACAAGAAGTTTAACGAGCTGGAGTTTTATCGAATTAATTTGATCTATGCTGAAGTGCCGGTACTTTTAACGTATAGGATTTCGTCCCGAAGTGTTCTTGAGGGGGGCTTGGGATTTGGTGTTCTTGTTCATTCCGCCGAAAAGAACGAGATGGGTCCATTATCCGAAATCGATTCTCCCGCATTCAACTTTTTCGAGATAAGTGCACAGGGCGGGTTTAAGTATTTCTTTTGGGCGAGGGCGGGAGGAGCGGTAAAGTTGAGCTATTCCGTTTTACCTATTCGGGATACAAAGCAAAACAGCCCCTATCGGCGCAATGCGGGGCAGTATAACAACCTGATGCAGATATCTCTCTTCTATATGCTCTAGCGGTGGTAGCCTATCTTCCCGCGCAAGCTAAAGTTGCAACGCTCACTTCGCACTCGCCTTCCGTAATAAGGACTTGTGCGCAGGCCTCAAGAGTTGCTCCGGTGGTAACAACATCATCGACAAGGAGAATATGTTTTCCTTTAATCTTTTCTTTGTGGGCAATGGCAAACACCTCCGAAACATTATCCCATCGCTCGAGTCGTCCTTTCCTGGTTTGGGTTTCGGTGTATACGATCCTCTGAAGTGCGTTAGTAATAATGGGAATGGACATGGTATCGGATAATCCTAGCGCAATCCATTCGCTTTGGTTGTAACCCCTTTTGCGCAATTTCTTTGGATGTAAAGGAACGGGAATAATTGCGGAAATATTACTAAGCTGATCCACAGTTAGCAATTCCCGGCCAAACTGCTGGCCGAGATAGCGCCCAATATCTTTTCGATCGGCATACTTCAACTTGTGCAGGAGTTTTTGGTAACGGCTACCCTTGCGAAAATAGAAAAAGGAGCAGGCGTGCAAAAGATACACCCTGCCCCAGAATATTTTGGCCACCTCATTATCCGATTCGTTCCAGTTACGGGTTCGGGGAAGTTTGTAGCTACAGCGGGTGCACAAAACCTCTTCGCCATGCATGAGCGGCGACTCACATACAGCACACAGGTCGGGGTAGATAAGGCCCCAGAAACCTCGTAACCAAGAGCCAATCATGGAGTTTACATGGTAGATTTAGTCCACTCAATCTCTTTGCCAATGAGCGAGAAGCCAATGAATCCCTTTACGTGGAGTACGTTGGGTTCATCCTCAAACCACATAAGGCATTTATAAGTTTTACCCGATTTGGGATCGTAGATGGTGCCATCCACCCATTCGTTCTTGCTCTTGTCGAAAGAAAAACCGGAAAGTAGGTTCAACCCCAGCGTAGGTCTGCTTCTTAGTTTTACTTCAGGATTTTTCTCGTCCTTTTTTGGTTGTCCATTTCGGTTTGGTTCCTTGAGCCAAACAATGTTTCCATGGAATTTTCCATCTTTCCCTTTGGAAACCTCTATCTTGGAGTCCTTGTCTTGTGTAAGCCATACTCCCACAACCTTATTTTCGGGCTGTGCCAGTAGGGAGCCTGCAAAAAGCAGCGAAATAACAGTAAAGAGGAACTTTTTCATAGAATTGTATTTTTCTGAGAGTTAACAGTTATGCAATAATAGCAAACGGAAAGTATATTTTACTATTTTTGCTCTAACAAAAACAGCTGAATATGAAAAAGTACTTAATTCGCGTTGCAAAGTATCTGGTTTATTTCTTTGTGCTTCTTGGTACAATGGTTCTGATTATGGAATCGATGAAATCGGAAGCGTTCAAGGATTTTAATCCCGGGATGATAAAAACGTATCTTTTAATAGGTGTAGCCTTTTCCTTTATTTTCCCATTGATTGGGTTTGGTAAGCGGAGCATTCACCTTAATCGCACTTTTGCCGATGATCGTCAGCAAGTTGAGAAAATAATGGACGCCATTGGTTTTGTAAAGGAGAGCGAGGAGGGTTATATCCTTAACTATCGGTATAAGAATGGTATGAAAAAGTTCTTTATGCTTTATGAAGATACCGTTACCATTAATAGTACCGAGAATCCGATTGTTGTGAGTGGTCCACTAAAAGAGATCAGGCGCATGAAGTTGATGTTTGATGAGTATCTTAATAAATCGGAAGATTAATGCCTCGGCAGTGAAGCGATTTACAATAATATCTATAGTGCTGGTAGCTGGATTGCTATCGGCACTTTTTTTTGGTTTCCATCGAAGCCAGCCCGACTTACCTTGTGTGGTGATTCAGACCAATCAGGGCGTTATTACCATTGAAGTAGATACCGTTCGATCAGTTGTTTCGGGAAGAAATTTTCTCTCTCTCGTGGAGCACGGCAACTATAGCAACAGTTCATTCTACCGTGTGGTGAGGCTCGATAACCAATTTAACTCCAAGTATCCTATTGAGGTTATTCAAGGGGGCTTGTTTGTTGACTCCTTGATTGATCGGTTGGGTTCAATTCGTCACGAGACAACGCAAGAAACGGGTATTCTCCATACCGATGGGGTAATCTCAATGGCGCGATCGGTTCCAGGAACGGCATCGTCGGAGTTTTTCATCTGCATTGGCAACCAGCCCGAGCTGGATTATGGTGGACGCCGCAATCCCGATGGACAAGGCTTCTCGGCCTTTGGTCACGTAGTAGCAGGAATGGACGTGGTGCAAAAAATCCAGCAGCAAGCGGATACCTCGCAATACTTAGTTACACCGGTGGCCATTATTTCGATGCAGGTGCGAAAAACAGCAAGTAAATGAGGGAGATCAACTGATATTTGATTGACAAAGTAGATGGATATCGGTTAGATATACTCCGATATGGGCAAAAAAAAAACCGAGCGCACTGCCCGGTTTTTATATGTTTTGTATCCTTATTCTGCGTTCTTCGCTGGAGTTTCTTGATCCTCTATTGTTTTGTGCTCTTCTTTAAAAAGTTCTTTTCGGTGAAAAATCAGGAGGTAAACTACCCCGATGCTAATGGAAGAATCGGCAATGTTAAAAATTGGTCGAAAGAAAACGAACTCTTCGCCACCTACAAAGGGTATCCAAGAGGGATAGAAGCCTTCAAAAAGAGGGAAGTATAGCATGTCGACCACTCGGCCATGCAGGAACGAGGCGTATCCTCCTGCAGCCGGTAGAAACTCAGCCATCCGGCCGTAGGAATCGGTAAAGAGCATACCATACACCATGGAATCTATAATATTACCTAGAGCACCGGCAAGAACGAGAGCTAGTCCGAAAATGAGCCCCTTGGAGGCGTTGCTTTTCGAAAGTTTGTGCAGATACCAGCCTATACCAATCACCGCTACAATTCGAAATAGGCTTAAGGCCAATTTGCCAAAGTCGCCGCCAAATTCCATTCCAAATGCCATCCCCTTGTTTTCGGTAAACAGGATGTAGAACCAGTTCCCAAAAACCTGAAAAGAGTCGCCAATTTTCATGGTCATCTTGATCCAAATTTTCACCGATTGATCAAGCAGTAGCACGGCGAATACGACCAGGGCTGCCTGTTGCAATATGCTTAAACGCTTCATCTTATTGCATTATATTTTTGTTTCACTTCGTATGGATGATCTCTCTAATTCACAAGGGTTAGGCAACCCTTTAACAATAACGTGCAAAACTAGCAAAATAAGAGTTCAACCGCTACAGGTAAATGATTATTCTATTTTCTTTTCCACCGAAAACCTAAATATTACGGATTGGAGCATGACGGGAGTGCAAAAAAATAGCCGGAGGAGCATTTCCACCGGCTATAATGATGTGTGTTTTGCTTACACTTGGTTGTTTTTTGCTTCGATGCTAAGTGTTGCATGGGGCACAGCACGTAAGCGATCCTTGGAAATGAGTTTTCCTGTTTCGCGACAAATGCCGTACGTTTTATTCTGAACCCTTAGCAGTGCAGCTTCCAAGTGAGAAATAAATTTTTGCTGGCGTTGTGCCAACTTACTCGACTCTTCTTTCGATAGGGTAGACGCACCTTCCTCCAACACCTTAAATGTAGGAGAAGTATCTTGGGTATCGTTGCTCTCGCTATTTGTGATAGAGGCTTTTAACGTGTCGTAGTCTTTACGGGCCTTTTCGAGTTTTTGAATAATCAGTTCCTTGAACTCGGCAAGCTCTTCATCGTTGTATCTTGTTTTTTCAGTTTCAGCCATAGCCCTAAAATTTTCTTAAAGATATAAATATTTTCTTACAGCCAACCGTTAGATGGCCTTCTCTACCCCAATATGTAGAACCAGATCAGGATCAAGTTCTACCTCGTGAATCGCTCCGCCAGAAAGCGAGTCTTCCAACAAAATATCAACCGCTAATGTTTGTGTTGATATGTAAGATTTGTGCTTCACTACCGCATCATTGATGATAGGATTTCTACCAATACGGATATTAATCTTATCAGTTACATCTAAACCAATATCTTTTCGGATATTCTGGATACGGTTAATCAGTTCACGCGCAATTCCTTCCTCACGTAGGTCATCGGTAATGGTAATATCGAGTGCCACGGTAAGTCTTCCCTCGCTGGCAACAAGCCAACCGGGAATATCTTCCGAAAGGATTTCAAAATCTTCGAGGAGCAGTTCGAGATCGCCATCTTTTGTGTGTATGGTGTAAGAACCGTTTGCTTCTACCTTTTGTATGTCGTCTTGAGTGAAAGTGCCTACAATGGTGGATATTTCTTTCATTTGCTTACCAAACTTTGGTCCAAGCGTTTTGAAGTTTGGTTTA is part of the Williamwhitmania taraxaci genome and harbors:
- a CDS encoding YccF domain-containing protein: MKLLGNIIWLLFGGIFIFLEYLVGGFLLCLTIIGIPFGIQAFKLAFVALWPFGTRVENTDSSAGCLSIIMNVIWLLCGGIWIALTHLLFGIIFAITIIGIPFAGQHIKLAGLALSPFGKEIH
- a CDS encoding SIR2 family NAD-dependent protein deacylase, which produces MVVGVKMKKLVVLTGAGISAESGLKTFRDMGGLWEQYDVTEVASPEAWRKNPELVMRFYNERRKVLFEATPNAGHMALAALQEHFEVTVITQNVDDLHEQAGSKSVVHLHGELRKAQSTVDSRLVYTLKNWELKMGDLCEKGSQLRPYIVWFGEPVPNMSMAAELAKQADIFAVIGTSLNVYPAAGLLDCISRDVRVYLIDPNMLPVSARKNFTFIKEYASVGVSLMAKELIDALNGF
- a CDS encoding outer membrane beta-barrel protein; translation: MRWFILVLILMPATIFAQSFKGGIAGGIAMSQVDGDRYAGFHKTGVWAELFVEYPFSKQTSLHLGLSGVQKGSYKKFNELEFYRINLIYAEVPVLLTYRISSRSVLEGGLGFGVLVHSAEKNEMGPLSEIDSPAFNFFEISAQGGFKYFFWARAGGAVKLSYSVLPIRDTKQNSPYRRNAGQYNNLMQISLFYML
- a CDS encoding ComF family protein; translated protein: MIGSWLRGFWGLIYPDLCAVCESPLMHGEEVLCTRCSYKLPRTRNWNESDNEVAKIFWGRVYLLHACSFFYFRKGSRYQKLLHKLKYADRKDIGRYLGQQFGRELLTVDQLSNISAIIPVPLHPKKLRKRGYNQSEWIALGLSDTMSIPIITNALQRIVYTETQTRKGRLERWDNVSEVFAIAHKEKIKGKHILLVDDVVTTGATLEACAQVLITEGECEVSVATLACAGR
- a CDS encoding DUF2147 domain-containing protein; translated protein: MKKFLFTVISLLFAGSLLAQPENKVVGVWLTQDKDSKIEVSKGKDGKFHGNIVWLKEPNRNGQPKKDEKNPEVKLRSRPTLGLNLLSGFSFDKSKNEWVDGTIYDPKSGKTYKCLMWFEDEPNVLHVKGFIGFSLIGKEIEWTKSTM
- a CDS encoding peptidylprolyl isomerase, with protein sequence MSILINRKINASAVKRFTIISIVLVAGLLSALFFGFHRSQPDLPCVVIQTNQGVITIEVDTVRSVVSGRNFLSLVEHGNYSNSSFYRVVRLDNQFNSKYPIEVIQGGLFVDSLIDRLGSIRHETTQETGILHTDGVISMARSVPGTASSEFFICIGNQPELDYGGRRNPDGQGFSAFGHVVAGMDVVQKIQQQADTSQYLVTPVAIISMQVRKTASK
- a CDS encoding lipoprotein signal peptidase, coding for MKRLSILQQAALVVFAVLLLDQSVKIWIKMTMKIGDSFQVFGNWFYILFTENKGMAFGMEFGGDFGKLALSLFRIVAVIGIGWYLHKLSKSNASKGLIFGLALVLAGALGNIIDSMVYGMLFTDSYGRMAEFLPAAGGYASFLHGRVVDMLYFPLFEGFYPSWIPFVGGEEFVFFRPIFNIADSSISIGVVYLLIFHRKELFKEEHKTIEDQETPAKNAE
- a CDS encoding TraR/DksA family transcriptional regulator, which translates into the protein MAETEKTRYNDEELAEFKELIIQKLEKARKDYDTLKASITNSESNDTQDTSPTFKVLEEGASTLSKEESSKLAQRQQKFISHLEAALLRVQNKTYGICRETGKLISKDRLRAVPHATLSIEAKNNQV